In the genome of Triticum urartu cultivar G1812 chromosome 5, Tu2.1, whole genome shotgun sequence, one region contains:
- the LOC125556319 gene encoding uncharacterized protein LOC125556319, protein MGPPPRDVVVISSDEDEGSRRSSVSPGSLGRVALLGESLPPVPVPRRKKGKSRGVRARKDNDDEEEDDDCVILDGDPDGPAVVVGAKGRGAGDGASDEVEIVAVKGKIACKDFPHPRHLCSELPFSTTPHPKHCKMCYCYVCDAPAPCKSWGKGLLNGDHCHATDKDTKWETLRQSFKRNFEPGEEATVSAGNLPYGFDTERLRQLFRSFTTREQARVVDRGTGFDIDRLGQLFRSFTTREQARVVDRETG, encoded by the exons ATGGGCCCGCCGCCGCGCGACGTGGTGGTGATCAGCTCCGACGAGGACGAGGGCTCCCGGAGGTCGTCTGTCTCGCCCGGCTCCCTCGGACGGGTCGCGTTGCTCGGGGAATCGCTGCCGCCGGTGCCAGTGCCGCGGAGGAAGAAGGGCAAGTCCCGCGGCGTTCGCGCCAGAAAGGacaacgacgacgaggaggaggacgacgactgcgTGATCCTGGACGGCGACCCTGACGGGCCGGCTGTGGTTGTGGGCGCCAAGGGGAGGGGCGCGGGGGACGGCGCGTCAGACGAGGTGGAGATCGTCGCGGTCAAAGGCAAG ATAGCGTGCAAGGATTTCCCTCACCCGCGGCATTTATGTTCTGAATTGCCCTTTAGCACCACTCCTCACCCAAAGCATTGTAAAATG TGCTACTGTTATGTGTGTGATGCTCCAGCTCCATGCAAGAGTTGGGGCAAAGGGCTCTTGAATGGTGATCATTGTCATGCCACCGACAAGGACACAAAGTGGGAAACACTGAGGCAATCATTCAAGCGCAACTTTGAGCCGGGCGAGGAGGCCACTGTGTCCGCTGGGAACCTACCCTATGGCTTTGACACCGAGCGCCTTCGCCAGCTCTTCAG ATCATTTACGACAAGGGAACAGGCAAGAGTTGTGGACAGGGGAACTGGTTTTGACATCGATCGCCTTGGCCAGCTCTTCAG ATCATTTACGACAAGGGAACAGGCAAGAGTTGTGGACAGGGAAACTGGCTGA